From the genome of Spinacia oleracea cultivar Varoflay chromosome 2, BTI_SOV_V1, whole genome shotgun sequence, one region includes:
- the LOC110787584 gene encoding uncharacterized protein, which yields MMVLLPHLSCSLTSLPSQHHNHNKLFHGVTPIIQLNNFTASAAKSGGFPFNFFASSKKCETCRDQGAIECIGCKGTGRNKKNGNIFERWKCFDCQGFGLRKCPQCGKGGLTPEQRGER from the exons ATGATGGTGTTATTACCGCATCTCTCTTGCTCTCTCACAAGCTTGCCTTCTCAACACCATAATCATAACAAATTATTTCATGGTGTTACTCCAATAATACAACTTAACAACTTCACAGCTTCTGCTGCTAAATCTGGTGGTTTCCCTTTTAACTTTTTC GCTTCTTCTAAGAAGTGTGAGACATGTCGAGACCAAGGTGCCATAGAGTGTATTGGATGCAAG GGTACCGGAAGGAACAAAAAGAACGGGAATATTTTTGAGCGATGGAA GTGTTTTGATTGTCAAGGATTTGGATTAAGGAAATGCCCTCAATGTGGAAAAGGAGGTCTCACACCTGAACAAAGAGGAGAAAGATAA
- the LOC110787585 gene encoding uncharacterized protein — MEIKKIRVAALLLVFGVILIMGIGNMKKVDAQSDGDDDDEKICPQFCYDNLDYMTCRSTGDQKRTPSCNCCLAPTNDGCILYFANGDAPIVC, encoded by the exons ATGGAAATTAAGAAGATTAGAGTTGCTGCTCTTCTACTGGTTTTCG GGGTGATATTGATAATGGGAATTGGAAACATGAAAAAGGTGGATGCTCAaagtgatggtgatgatgatgatgaaaaaATATGTCCCCAGTTTTGCTATGATAATCTTGATTACATGACTTGTCGTTCAACCGGAGATCAAAAGCGTACTCCTTCATGCAACTGTTGCTTGGCACCTACTAATGATGGTTGCATCCTTTACTTTGCCAATGGAGATGCACCTATTGTCTGTTAA
- the LOC110787614 gene encoding chaperone protein dnaJ 8, chloroplastic, whose translation MMRNGNGGLRGIQKVGFLSSSSSPPSRRGIHFPVKCLSDFNDYAVLGLSPFASKTDVKFAYKRLALKYHPDVIRGDHVAEKHRMFRDIKSAYETLMRKFEEEEQLQTMQDCGDYDEWDEWMGFEGGMPATYHSC comes from the exons ATGATGAGAAATGGTAACGGAGGGTTAAGGGGAATACAAAAGGTTGGTTTCTTGTCGTCGTCGTCATCGCCGCCTTCTCGCCGGGGGATTCATTTCCCGGTGAAGTGTTTATCGGACTTTAATGATTATGCTGTTTTGGGTCTTTCTCCTTTTGCTTCCAAGACTGATGTTAAGTTTGCTTATAAAAGATTGGCTTTAAAG TATCACCCAGATGTGATTAGAGGAGATCATGTTGCTGAAAAGCATAGAATGTTTCGAGATATCAAATCTGCATATGAG ACTCTGATGAGAAAGTTTGAAGAGGAAGAACAATTACAAACGATGCAAGATTGTGGTGATTACGACGAGTGGGATGAGTGGATGGGATTCGAAGGAGGGATGCCTGCTACTTATCATTCTTgctaa
- the LOC110787615 gene encoding UDP-glycosyltransferase 92A1-like: MAEASNTEEHILLLPFLAQGHLRPFLHLANRLLSHTPFSVSILTTPLNAANLRRQSENRNLNIVELPFSSTDYGLPPNTENTDRIPLTSIINLFNATTSLEPHLRDYLSRHHLGNPPTCIIFDVFLGWADNVARSIGSTGICFNTGGTYGVAAYISIWNHLPHRNVGDDEEFSLPGFPENIKLRRNQLHRFLRAADGSDDWSRFFQPQIRSSLNCSGWLCNTVEEIEPVGFQVLRNSMKSPIWGIGPLIMNSSSSNNDSKNDEEGCLEWLNEFEKDSVLYICFGSQNTVSPIQMMEFAKGLEESKVPFLWVIRPPFGFDFNGELKPEWLPEGFEERMRENKQGKLIRKWAPQLEILRHEATGGFLSHCGWNSVLEALSEGVAIIGWPLAAEQAYNSKMMVEEMGIAVELTRGLEGEVKEEGVKRVVEMVFDRKKGSYGWEMKKKAVEIGEKLKVAWIMEGVNKGSSAKAMDDFVEFIVSCRSKEVA, translated from the coding sequence ATGGCGGAGGCATCAAACACAGAAGAACACATTCTCCTCCTCCCATTCTTAGCCCAAGGCCACCTCCGCCCTTTCCTCCACCTTGCTAATCGCCTTCTCTCCCACACTCCCTTCTCCGTCTCTATCCTCACCACCCCTCTCAACGCCGCCAATCTCCGCCGTCAATCAGAAAATCGTAACCTCAACATCGTCGAACTCCCCTTCAGCAGCACCGACTACGGTCTCCCTCCGAACACCGAAAACACCGACAGAATCCCTTTAACCTCCATCATTAATCTCTTCAATGCCACCACCTCGCTCGAACCTCACCTCCGTGACTACCTTTCGCGCCACCACCTTGGCAACCCCCCCACCTGCATTATCTTCGACGTCTTTTTGGGCTGGGCTGACAACGTGGCCCGATCAATAGGGTCCACCGGAATTTGCTTCAACACCGGTGGGACCTACGGTGTGGCGGCGTATATTTCGATCTGGAATCATCTCCCTCACAGGAATGTAGGAGACGACGAGGAATTTTCGCTTCCGGGTTTCCCCGAGAATATTAAACTCCGACGTAATCAGCTCCACCGGTTTTTAAGGGCTGCTGATGGGTCCGATGATTGGTCGAGGTTTTTCCAGCCACAGATTAGATCATCCTTGAATTGTTCTGGGTGGTTGTGCAATACTGTGGAGGAAATTGAGCCGGTAGGGTTTCAAGTACTGAGAAATTCAATGAAATCACCAATTTGGGGAATTGGTCCTTTGATTATGAACTCTTCTAGTTCTAATAATGATAGTAAAAATGATGAAGAAGGTTGTTTAGAGTGGTTGAATGAATTTGAAAAAGACTCTGTTTTGTACATTTGTTTCGGTTCACAGAACACTGTGAGTCCGATTCAGATGATGGAATTTGCAAAAGGGTTGGAGGAGAGTAAGGTTCCGTTCTTGTGGGTGATCCGACCGCCATTCGGGTTCGATTTCAATGGGGAGTTGAAACCCGAATGGCTGCCGGAAGGGTTCGAAGAAAGAATGAGGGAGAATAAACAGGGGAAGTTGATAAGAAAATGGGCGCCTCAGTTGGAGATTCTGAGGCATGAGGCGACAGGAGGGTTTTTAAGTCATTGTGGGTGGAATTCAGTATTGGAAGCGTTAAGTGAAGGGGTGGCGATAATTGGATGGCCATTGGCGGCAGAACAAGCATATAATTCGAAGATGATGGTGGAGGAAATGGGGATTGCAGTGGAGCTGACAAGAGGATTGGAAGGGGAGGTGAAGGAAGAGGGGGTGAAGAGGGTGGTGGAAATGGTGTTTGATAGAAAAAAGGGGAGTTATGGGTGGGAGATGAAGAAGAAGGCTGTTGAAATTGGGGAGAAATTGAAGGTTGCATGGATAATGGAGGGAGTTAATAAGGGTTCTTCTGCTAAGGCAATGGATGATTTTGTGGAGTTCATAGTTTCTTGTAGGAGTAAGGAAGTTGCTTGA